A stretch of DNA from Candidatus Polarisedimenticolaceae bacterium:
GCGTCGGCGCGCTCGCGACGGGGCTTCTCGTGGCACTGGGGGTCGTCGAGCCGGTCTGGGCGCAGTGGCTGACGTTCACGATCCTCTCCGTGGCGACGCTGGGGCTGTTCCGCGGAAAACTCCTGCGCCGGATGAGCGTGGGGCCGCAGCAGGGGGCGCCGATCGACTCGCTCGTGGGGGAAGCGGCCGTGGTGACCGAGACCGTGCCCGCCTCGGGCGTCGGTCGCGCGGAGCTGCGCGGCTCGGCGTGGAGCGCCCGCAGCGGGTACCCCGACCCGATCCCGGCGGGAACGCGTTGCCGCGTCGAGCGCGTCGAAGGCCTCACCCTCTGGATCCGTCCCGACTAAGGAGACCGTCATGTTCAGCGGCATGGGAGCGTTGATCGTCGTCGTCGTCCTCGCCCTGTTCGTCCTGATCGTCCTCGCGAAGACGGCCGTCGTCGTCCCGCAGCAGAGCGCCTACGTGGTCGAGCGGCTCGGGAAGTACTCGGGGACCCTCGACGCCGGCTTCCACATCCTCGTCCCCTTCTTCGACGTGATCCGCTACAAGCACTCGCTGAAGGAAAACGCCGCCGACATCCCCGAGCAGATCTGCATCACGAAGGACAACGTGCAGGTCGCCGTGGACGGCGTGTTGTACCTGAAGGTCATGAACCCCGAGCGCGCCTCGTACGGCGTCGCCGACTACATGTTCGCCATCAGCCAGCTCGCCCAGACGACCCTTCGGTCGGAGATCGGCAAGATCGAGCTCGACCGCACCTTCGAGGAGCGGACCAACGTGAACATCGCGGTCGTGCACGAGCTCGACAAGGCCTCCGAGCCCTGGGGGATCAAGGTCCTCCGCTACGAGATCAAGAACATCACGCCCCCCAAGGACGTGCTCGCGGCGATGGAGAAGCAGATGCGCGCCGAGCGCGAGAAACGCGCGGTCATCCTGTCCTCCGAGGGCGAGCGCGATGCGGCGATCAACACCGCCGAGGGGCAGAAGCAGCAGGTGATCAAGGCGTCCGAGGCCAACAAGCAGCAGCAGATCAACGAAGCGGACGGCGCCGCCGCCGCCATCCTCGCGATCGCCAGCGCGACCGCCGAGGGGATCAGCAGGGTCGCCCAGTCGATCGAGAAACCCGGCGGCTTCGAGGCGGTGCAGCTGCGCGTCGCCGAGCAGTACATCACCCAGTTCGGCCACCTGGCCAAGGCCGGGAACACCCTCGTCGTCCCCACCAACCTCGCCGACGTGTCGTCGATGCTCGCGCTCGCGATGAACGTGATCGGCAAGAAGGCGCCGACTCCTCCCGCGGGGCGCTGATGCCCCTCTACGAGCGTCACGTCTTCGTCTGCGAGAACCGCCGTCCGGACGACGACCCTCGCGGCTGCTGCGCCGCCAAGGGGGGAAAGGAAGTCCGGGAGGCGCTCAAGTCCGCGGCGAAGGAGGCCGGGCTCAAGGGTCGCGTGCGGGTCAACACCGCGGGATGCCTCGATCAATGCGCCCACGGCGTCACCGTCGTCGTCTACCCCGAGGCCGTCTGGTACGGGGGCGTCACCCTCGACGACGTCGACGCGATCGTGAAGGAGCACCTCGTCGGGGGCCGGCCGGTCGAGCGGCTGCGGCCGGCCCACCTGCGTCCGGACAAGTGACCCCCTTCCTCGTCGTGGGGCACCGGGGAGCCGCCGCGCGCGCCCCGGAGAACACGCGGGCGTCCCTGAAGGCCGCGCTCGACGCCGCCGCCCCCGCGGTCGAGATCGACGTCGCCCTCTCCGCCGACGGGCGCGTCGTCCTCCTTCACGACCGCACCCTCGATCGCACCACCTCCGCGCGCGGCCCGGTCCGGAGGAAGCGCTGGGACGAGCTCCGCCGTCTCGACGCCGGATCGTGGTTCGCGGCGCGGTTCGCCGGCGAAGCGATGCTCGACCTCGACGGTGCGCTCGATCTCGTCCGGGATCGCGCCCGCCTCGTCGTCGAGATCAAGGACGCCCTCGCGGTGGACGCCGTCCTGGCCGTGCTTTCGCGCCGCGGCGCCGAGCGCGCGGTCACGATCTCCTCGTTCGCCTGGGAGGCGCTCGCCGTCGCGCGCCGACGCCACCCGGGGATCGACCTCGCCGCGACCGTCAAGCGGCTCGAGCGCCGCGATCCCGTCGCGTTCGCGGTGTCGATCGGCGCCTCCGCCCTCCATCCGAACCGCGCGCTCGCGACGCCGGCCTGGGTGGAGCGGGCGCACGAGGCGGGTCTTTCGGTGATCCCGTACACCGTCAACGGCGCGGCGGAGCTGGATCGCGTTCTC
This window harbors:
- a CDS encoding NfeD family protein gives rise to the protein MIWWLWVLLGILFLAIELLTPGGFYVLFFGVGALATGLLVALGVVEPVWAQWLTFTILSVATLGLFRGKLLRRMSVGPQQGAPIDSLVGEAAVVTETVPASGVGRAELRGSAWSARSGYPDPIPAGTRCRVERVEGLTLWIRPD
- a CDS encoding stomatin-like protein, with protein sequence MFSGMGALIVVVVLALFVLIVLAKTAVVVPQQSAYVVERLGKYSGTLDAGFHILVPFFDVIRYKHSLKENAADIPEQICITKDNVQVAVDGVLYLKVMNPERASYGVADYMFAISQLAQTTLRSEIGKIELDRTFEERTNVNIAVVHELDKASEPWGIKVLRYEIKNITPPKDVLAAMEKQMRAEREKRAVILSSEGERDAAINTAEGQKQQVIKASEANKQQQINEADGAAAAILAIASATAEGISRVAQSIEKPGGFEAVQLRVAEQYITQFGHLAKAGNTLVVPTNLADVSSMLALAMNVIGKKAPTPPAGR
- a CDS encoding (2Fe-2S) ferredoxin domain-containing protein, whose translation is MPLYERHVFVCENRRPDDDPRGCCAAKGGKEVREALKSAAKEAGLKGRVRVNTAGCLDQCAHGVTVVVYPEAVWYGGVTLDDVDAIVKEHLVGGRPVERLRPAHLRPDK
- a CDS encoding glycerophosphodiester phosphodiesterase family protein, with translation MTPFLVVGHRGAAARAPENTRASLKAALDAAAPAVEIDVALSADGRVVLLHDRTLDRTTSARGPVRRKRWDELRRLDAGSWFAARFAGEAMLDLDGALDLVRDRARLVVEIKDALAVDAVLAVLSRRGAERAVTISSFAWEALAVARRRHPGIDLAATVKRLERRDPVAFAVSIGASALHPNRALATPAWVERAHEAGLSVIPYTVNGAAELDRVLRAGANGCFTDDPGALLRLLARRGLAP